From Candidatus Bathyarchaeia archaeon:
CGAAAATCCAACCAAAAGCGAGTTCGACGTCATATATACCTGCGCAAAGTGTGTTGAAGAGGAAGCATGCCGAAGAAGAATAAGACAGAAAGGTGTGACGGTCTAGTCCTTATAGTTAATTGTTGCCTTAATTTTTGGAATTTCCACTTCTAACGCTTCATTGTTATTGCATCGCATAGTCATGTTCTCAACCATCAACTCATCCACGGGGAGGGGGATCTTCCAGCACAAATCCTCCAAACATATCTGCAAACCATCATCATGCTTGTTAACGGTTATTCTATGATCCCTGCAGCGGCACTGCATTAGAACCCTAACATAATTTTCATCTTCAAAAACGTCTATTAAGGGCTCCTCGATATGGGGAAGCGGAATAAAATGTCTAACTCTAGGACTTTCAAAATGCTCCTCAAAAACATACTTCCTCTTCAGAAGCCTCTCCATGGGCTCAAGAGGATTCTCCTCGGCAATTTCTCCCTCTTCTTTGAGGCTTTCAACCAACTTTTTAGCTAAAACCCTGCAGAAGACGTCTATGTTTCGTAAAGCCTCCTCAAAATCATCGCTCATAACACCTTCCCTAAATAGAATATTTACCACTCAATCTATTTAACCTTGTTTATTCTAAGCTTAGCTGAAAGCCTCTTCGTCTGGCTAGAGGCTATTTCCTTCCAACGGTTAAAGGTATAGTCCTAACATGCTTGACTGCTCGAACCACGTCGCCTGCATACTTGCTTGGATCCTCTAACGCCCTGTTTATGGCAATCTCTGATATTGTTGCCCCCTTGTCGGCAATTTTACTTAGACATGAGAGAATAGACCTTATGTGAGGTATTTCCGGGGCTTCCCGCATGAGCCTGTTCGAGTCGATTTCAAGCACTTTTCTCATTTCTAAAAGCTGGTTTGCCACCTTCAAGTCCCTTGTGAAAACACATTCAATGGACTTCTGAAAGATTGTTTGAGCCAACTCGCTTAGATGGAATATCCTGTCTACAACATCGTCCGGCAGCATGTTCCTGTAAACCTCCATTTCCAACACCTCTCTGGCTAGGTCCTCGGAGTAGTCTGCCACCAACTCTAGGTACTGTAGTATAAGCCTAGCCGCCGGTATGAAAATCAAGTCTACCATTCCAACTTCTTCAGCTACGGCGGGTCTTACCTGAGCTAACAGAAGCAGTCGAACCGCCAAATAATATATCTTGTCCGCTTCGTCTTCGCGGGCTATGGCTTCCTCAACAAGGTCGTATTTCTTCTCCTTGAAACCTTGCATCGCCTCAGAGAGTATAGTGGATGCTATGAGGGCGAGCCTTCGAATAAGCATGTCAAGCTTGAACTTTGTAGCGTCGATGGAGCACTGCAAAAGAATGCTTTTCGGCGTCTCCTCAAGAATACCCAAGCCTATAAGCTTCTGAACGATTCTCCGCACCTCGTCCACATGATTTTTTCCTATGCGGTTAGCGGAAATCACCCGTATAACGTCACGGCCAAGAATGTAGCTTCCAACAATAATCCTTTCAAGCATGCCAGGCTCGATACATGCGTCAGCATTAACGATGTATTCGTCGGCCTCCTCCCGCTGGGCTACATGCCTCGGCATTACCTTTAGGGAACCATCTCTCTCAGGGATTATGAAAACTATGTCTTTCGGTTTTATGCCCTGCTCCCTAACCCATTCATTTGGAAGAGAAACCGTTAACGTAGAGTGGCCGACTCTTTGGACTTTTCGTATTTCCATGTTTTTACCTCTATTTACAGTATTTATTTTAACGGATTTATTTATTCTATATTTTCTACTTACGCTAGATATATATTTTTCGTTTTGCTCTATATATCACGCACATGTAAAGGAGGTGTATGTGAAATGTCTGAATGGAAAACCGTGAGCATAAGGCAGGAGCTGATAAGGGAAATAGAGAGGATCATAAGGACTGGACGGTACCGCAGTATTTCAGAGTTTGTCTCCGAAGCCATAAGACTACGCCTGGAAGAGCTGATGCGGGCCGAGGGGATTCCCGCTGCAAAACGTGAGGAACTTTTGGCAATTCCAGAGCAGCTATTGTACACACCGAAGCACACGTGGGCGCAGATAACCCCCGAGGGAAACATCCGCGTGGGTGTTTCAGACTATGCTCAGAGACACCTCAAGGGTATTGCCAATGTCATGACAGAGCCTGTCGGGAAAGAAGTGGCTAAGATGGAGCCCTTCGGAGTGATTGAAACTTGGATGTTTATGTTTGACTTATATTCTCCCGTAAGTGGCAAAATTGTTAAGGTTAACGAGAAATTGAAGGACAAGCCCTACCTGGTGAATGAGGATCCCTATGGCGAGGGCTGGATCGTGGAGATTAAACCCAAAAACTCGCTGACGCTCGAGGAGGAGCTGAAGAGCCTTTTAAGCTCTAGGGAGTACAATAAGTGGGTTAGCAAGCTTGAGGGTAGGCTTCGCGAGTAGCTTTCTCCCCCTTTTCTTTGTGATTTTGAGTCATATTTATGCCAATTTTAGTTTAGGTGTCTTAATATATTGGAGGTTATACTTCAATATGCTTCTAAGAAGGCGGTCTAATTGGCGGAGAAAACTTTGAAGGAAATTAGGAAATTGCCGCCTTGCCGCGCAGCGTGTCCGGCTCACGTTAACGTTCAAGCCTATGTCTCCCTCATCCAAAGGGGAAGATTCAAAGAGGCTGTTGAGGTTATAAGAAGGGACTTGCCGTTTCCAGCCATTTGTGGTAGAGTTTGCTTCAGCCCCTGCGAGGATGCCTGCGCTAGGGTTAATCTTGACCAGGCTGTTGCAATACGCGCCTTGAAGAGACTTGTGGCGGATATTGAACGCGAGCAGGGAAGAGTTGTCGCCACACCCGTGCCCAAAAAGTACAGCGAGAAAGTTGCCATAATCGGTGCTGGACCAGCAGGCTTAACAGCAGCCTACGAACTTGCGAAGCTCGGCTATCCCGTGACGGTTTTTGAGCGGATGGCTGAGCCCGGCGGAATGATGCGCTACTGCATACCGGACTTCCGTCTTGAAAAGTTTGTTGTGGCAAATGAGATTGCCTACATAAAAGATCTGGGCGTTGAAATTAAGACGGGTGTGGAGTTTGGCAGGGACATAACCATTGAGAGTCTCAGAAATGATGGTTATAAGGCTATTTTTATTGCTATTGGAACGCAGGTTGGAATGCGGTTAAACGTGCCCGGCGAAGACTTGGAAGGCGTGATGAACGCTGTAGACTTTTTGAGGGCTGTTGCCCTCGGGAAGAAGGTAGACGTCGGCGAGAGGGTTGCCGTAATAGGCGGCGGCAACACAGCTATCGACGCTGCGAGGACAGCCAAGAAATTGGGCGCGAAAGAGGTTATGATTCTTTATAGACGGTCCCGTGAGGAGATGCCGGCGCTTCCTCATGAGGTGGAGTTGGCTGAAAAGGATGGGATAAAATTCTACTTCTTGGTGGCGCCTAAGCGGATTATAGGCGAGAATGGGCGGGTTAAGGCTGTTGAATGCTTGCGGATGCGACTTGGAGAACCCGACGAAACCGGAAGAAGACGTCCAATCCCCATAGCCTTCTCAGAACACCAGTATGAGGTTGACATGGTTATCCCAGCTCTTGGACAGATTGTTGAGACCTCAGTTTTGCCTCCGGAACTTTTAAGCAAAGAAAAGCAGGGTCCGCCGCTGCAGGTTGATCCTTTAACGCTGGAGACAAGCATTCCGGGGGTTTTCGCTGGTGGGGATGTTGCCACTGGCCCAGCCAGTATTATTGAGGCTGTGGCTGCTGGGAAGAGGGCGGCTGTTTCCATACACCGCTATTTGAGGGGTGAGGATCTGCGAAAGGACAGAGAGGAAGAGAGGATCGAGGAGACAACGTGGGTTAAGGATTGGCGGTTGCTTGACAAGAAGGAGCGAAGGTATGACGCTCCCATTGAAAAGCCCCACTTAAGCTTTGAAGAGGCGAAGGCTTACCTTGAAAAATTGAAGCGCCAAGCTAGATTCGAGGCTTTCCGCTGTTTGGGCTGTGGACCATGCGCTGAGTGCCTTGCGGGCATGGAGCTATGCGAGGGCGATAAGGCTGTGGTGGATGAAGGCAAGTGTGTGGGCTGCAATGTCTGTGCTGTCGTCTGCCCTGTTGGCGCCATCAAAAAGAATGAGAAGGGCGTGGCCCAAGTCAACGAGGATCAATGTAAGGGATGTGGGTTATGCGCGGCACGCTGCCCCGAGCAAGCCATATCCATGAAGAAGATTTCCAACGAGCATATCCTAACTACGGTTTTAACAGCCTTGGAGAGGTGATGTTGGAATGAGTGCTGGTCCCCCGAAAATTGTTTGTTTCATGTGCAATTGGGCTTTTTGCGAAGAGGAGATGCGTATACCCTACAACGTTAACATAATAAGAGTTCCATGCATTGGAAGACTTGACCCCGTGCTTGTTTTGGAGACCTTTGCCAGCGGCGCCGAGGGCGTTATGCTTGTGGGCTGCAAGCCTTCTGACTGCCACTTTGTTGATGGAAACCTCCACGCGGAGCGGGCGGTTAAAATGTTGAAGAAGCTTTTGGCTTTAGCCGGGCTTGAACCTGAACGGCTAAAGCTTCTGCTTGTTGCACCTCTGGAAGAAAAGGACTTCGGCTATTATGCTAAAGGTTTTTCCGAGGAAGTTTGGAGTCTCGGAAATTCTCTACTTAGCAGGGATGAGGTTAAGGCTAATCTCATAGCGGCTAAGGAGGCGGCTTCCGCCTTTAGACTGCGCGTTCTGCTCGGAAGAGAGGAGGAGCTTACAGAGTTCATGAACGCCTATGGCGAGAAAATCTCACGGGAGGAGTTTGACGCGTTGCTCGACGAAATTGTTAGGGCGGAGTTCATCCGCTACAAAATCCACTACTTGACGAGGATTAAGCCCCGCTCTGTTAAGGAGCTTGCCCAAATTCTCGGATTAAAGCCCTCCATAGTTTTGAGGCATATAACGAGCATGAGGCGGAAGGGCATGATAGCCCTCGATAGGGTTGAAGGCTACACACCCCTGTACAAGGCTTTAGAGGTGCGATAAATGACGAATGAAAAGGTTGGAGCAGTTCTCGTGGTTGGCGGCGGCGTAGCCGGGATACAGGCTGCCCTAGACTTGGCTGATTCGGGCTTTAAAGTTTACATGGTTGATCAGTCGCCGAGCATCGGTGGGGTCATGGCTCAGCTTGATAAGACTTTTCCGACAAACGATTGTTCCATGTGTATTTTGGCACCTAAGCTCGTGGCTGCTGGAAGACATCCCAACATTTCGCTTAT
This genomic window contains:
- the gcvH gene encoding glycine cleavage system protein GcvH — translated: MSEWKTVSIRQELIREIERIIRTGRYRSISEFVSEAIRLRLEELMRAEGIPAAKREELLAIPEQLLYTPKHTWAQITPEGNIRVGVSDYAQRHLKGIANVMTEPVGKEVAKMEPFGVIETWMFMFDLYSPVSGKIVKVNEKLKDKPYLVNEDPYGEGWIVEIKPKNSLTLEEELKSLLSSREYNKWVSKLEGRLRE
- a CDS encoding FAD-dependent oxidoreductase; the encoded protein is MAEKTLKEIRKLPPCRAACPAHVNVQAYVSLIQRGRFKEAVEVIRRDLPFPAICGRVCFSPCEDACARVNLDQAVAIRALKRLVADIEREQGRVVATPVPKKYSEKVAIIGAGPAGLTAAYELAKLGYPVTVFERMAEPGGMMRYCIPDFRLEKFVVANEIAYIKDLGVEIKTGVEFGRDITIESLRNDGYKAIFIAIGTQVGMRLNVPGEDLEGVMNAVDFLRAVALGKKVDVGERVAVIGGGNTAIDAARTAKKLGAKEVMILYRRSREEMPALPHEVELAEKDGIKFYFLVAPKRIIGENGRVKAVECLRMRLGEPDETGRRRPIPIAFSEHQYEVDMVIPALGQIVETSVLPPELLSKEKQGPPLQVDPLTLETSIPGVFAGGDVATGPASIIEAVAAGKRAAVSIHRYLRGEDLRKDREEERIEETTWVKDWRLLDKKERRYDAPIEKPHLSFEEAKAYLEKLKRQARFEAFRCLGCGPCAECLAGMELCEGDKAVVDEGKCVGCNVCAVVCPVGAIKKNEKGVAQVNEDQCKGCGLCAARCPEQAISMKKISNEHILTTVLTALER
- a CDS encoding hydrogenase iron-sulfur subunit — encoded protein: MSAGPPKIVCFMCNWAFCEEEMRIPYNVNIIRVPCIGRLDPVLVLETFASGAEGVMLVGCKPSDCHFVDGNLHAERAVKMLKKLLALAGLEPERLKLLLVAPLEEKDFGYYAKGFSEEVWSLGNSLLSRDEVKANLIAAKEAASAFRLRVLLGREEELTEFMNAYGEKISREEFDALLDEIVRAEFIRYKIHYLTRIKPRSVKELAQILGLKPSIVLRHITSMRRKGMIALDRVEGYTPLYKALEVR
- a CDS encoding phosphate uptake regulator PhoU yields the protein MEIRKVQRVGHSTLTVSLPNEWVREQGIKPKDIVFIIPERDGSLKVMPRHVAQREEADEYIVNADACIEPGMLERIIVGSYILGRDVIRVISANRIGKNHVDEVRRIVQKLIGLGILEETPKSILLQCSIDATKFKLDMLIRRLALIASTILSEAMQGFKEKKYDLVEEAIAREDEADKIYYLAVRLLLLAQVRPAVAEEVGMVDLIFIPAARLILQYLELVADYSEDLAREVLEMEVYRNMLPDDVVDRIFHLSELAQTIFQKSIECVFTRDLKVANQLLEMRKVLEIDSNRLMREAPEIPHIRSILSCLSKIADKGATISEIAINRALEDPSKYAGDVVRAVKHVRTIPLTVGRK